DNA sequence from the Candidatus Neomarinimicrobiota bacterium genome:
GAGCCTGGCTTCTGGAACTGGCGAATCCAAGACGGTACACCACATTATCCAACCGACGTTCCAGCAACTGCATCAGGAGTTCGCCGGTAATTCCTTTCTTACGAGCGGCCTTCTTGAAGTAATTCCGAAATTGCCTCTCCAGGACCCCATACATCCGTTTCACTTTCTGTTTTTCGCGAAGTTGTAACCCGTAGCCCATCATCTTTCTCCGAAAACGGCCACGGCGCCCCTGCTCACCCGGCACGAAGTTTCGTTGCTCGATGGCGCACTTCTCTCCGAAACATCGCTGTCCCTTCAGGAACAACTTCATCCCTTCACGTCTACACAATCTACAAACAGGCCCTGTATATCTTGCCAAACTAGAACTCCTGACTCCTGGTTCCTGACTCCTTCTGTCTCATTTACACCCGGCGTCGTTTGGGAGGCCGGCAC
Encoded proteins:
- the rpsD gene encoding 30S ribosomal protein S4, whose translation is MARYTGPVCRLCRREGMKLFLKGQRCFGEKCAIEQRNFVPGEQGRRGRFRRKMMGYGLQLREKQKVKRMYGVLERQFRNYFKKAARKKGITGELLMQLLERRLDNVVYRLGFASSRSQARQWVRHGHVLLDGRKVNIPSYLVSKGVEISIRKKSQENVLILSNIEEMAGRNIPGWLNLDSENFKGQVLELPRHEDISMPIEESLIVELYSK